The genomic region CATCGCCTCGCTCAATGCCTTCGTCGGCTGCAACAATCCGGAGCACACCCACCAGGGTCAGTTCCTGATCTGCCGCAACTGCCACGCAGCCATCGAGCTGGAGCAGAAGACCATCAGCGACGCCATCGTCCAGAGCGCCAGGGACGTCGGTTTCGTCGTCGAGGGCCAGACCGTCGAAGTGGTCGGCCTCTGCTCGGGCTGCCAGGGGGCCTGATGAGCACTGCGCTGATTCGCCTCGACCAGGTCGGCGTGACCTTCGCCGGGCAGGACGTGCTGGACAATATCCAGCTGAGCGTCGAGCCGCGGCAGATCGTCACCCTGATCGGCCCCAACGGCGCCGGCAAGACCACCCTGGTACGGGCCGTGCTCGGCCTGCTCAAGCCGACGCGCGGCAGTGTCTGGCGCAAACCCCGGCTGCGGGTCGGCTATATGCCGCAGAAGCTGCACGTCGATCCGACCCTGCCGCTGTCGGTGCTGCGTTTCCTGCGTCTGGTGCCGGGAGTCGACCGCGCCCGGGCGCTGGCTGCGCTCGGTGAAGTCGGTGCCGAACAGGTGATCGACAGCCCGGTACAGAGCATTTCCGGCGGAGAGATGCAGCGGGTGCTGCTGGCCCGGGCGCTGTTGCGCGAACCCGAGCTGCTGGTGCTCGACGAGCCGGTGCAGGGCGTCGACGTCGCCGGCCAGGCCGAGCTGTACAGCCTGATCACCCGCCTGCGCGACCGCCATGGCTGCGGCGTGCTGATGGTTTCCCACGACCTGCACCTGGTGATGAGCACCACCGATCAGGTGGTCTGCCTCAATCGCCACGTCTGTTGCTCCGGGCATCCCGAGCAGGTCAGCGGCGACCCGGCCTTCGTCGAGCTGTTCGGCAGCAACGCGCCGAGCCTGGCGATCTACCACCACCATCACGACCACGCCCATGACCTGCATGGCACGGTGGTCAGCGAAGCGGCCGCGACGGCCCATGCCCACGTTCACGGAGATAGCTGCAAGCATGGCTGATTTTCTGCTCTACGCCCTGCTTGCAGGCCTGGCCCTGGCGATCGTGGCAGGCCCGCTGGGTTCGTTCGTGGTCTGGCGGCGCATGGCCTATTTTGGCGACACCCTGTCCCACGCCGCGCTGCTCGGCGTAGCCCTGGGCTTTCTGTTGGACATCAGCCCGACCCTGGCGGTGACCGTCGGCTGCCTGCTGCTGGCGGTGCTGCTGGTGACTCTGCAACAACGCCAGCCGCTGGCGTCCGACACGCTGCTGGGGATTCTCGCGCCGAGCACGCTGTCCCTGGGCCTGGTGGTCTTGAGTTTCATGCACGAAGTGCGGATCGACCTGATGGCCTACCTGTTCGGCGACCTGCTGGCGATCAGCGGCACCGACCTGGCCTGGATTCTCGGCGGTAGCGCGGCGGTGCTGGCGCTGCTGGTCGCGCTGTGGCGACCATTGCTGGCGATCACCGTGCATGAGGAACTGGCGACCGTCGAGGGCCTGCCGGTGGCGACATTGCGCATGGCGCTGATGCTACTGATCGCCGTGGTGATCGCGGTGGCGATGAAGATCGTCGGTGTGCTGCTGATCACTTCGCTGCTGATCATCCCCGCCGCCGCCGCGCAGCGCCACGCCCGCTCGCCGGAGCAGATGGCCGTCGGCGCCAGCCTGCTGGGCATCCTCGCGGTATGTGGCGGACTGGCGCTTTCGTGGTTCAAGGACACCCCCGCCGGGCCGTCCATTGTGGTGGTGGCTGCCGGCCTGTTTCTGCTGAGTTTTGTTCTGCCACGCAGAGGGGTGTAGACTTGCTCGTTTTTTGCGCAATTAGAGAGTCGCAGGAATGAAGCTTTCCGCCTCCCGTTATCTGCTCCTTGCCGCATTTTCCCTGCTGTTGGGTGCCTGTCAGAGCACCCCGCCGGCCGACACCGCCGTACCCGATGCCCGGGCCACGGCGATTGCCGCGCTGGAACAGAACATCAACAGCAACGAACTGGCCACCGCCGAGGACCAGTTGGCCACCTTGCAGGCGCAGTCCCCCGACGACCCGCAACTGGTCCAGTACCAGCGACAACTGGCCGAAGCCTATCTGCAACGCAGCCAGATCGTGCTGCAGAAGGGCGACGTCAATGCCGCCGCCACGGCACTGAGTCGTGCCCGAGCGCTGATGCCCAAGGCCCCGGCGCTGACCGGCGGCGTCAACGGCGCCATCGCCCAGGCGCGCAAGGCAGAACTGGAAAAAGCCGAGGCCGAACTCCAGGCCGCCGAAGCCAAACCTGCAGCCAGGCTGATCGACCCGAGTGCCGAAAGCAGCACCATCGCCCTGAACATCCAGGACATTGCG from Pseudomonas asplenii harbors:
- a CDS encoding PA5502 family lipoprotein; translation: MKLSASRYLLLAAFSLLLGACQSTPPADTAVPDARATAIAALEQNINSNELATAEDQLATLQAQSPDDPQLVQYQRQLAEAYLQRSQIVLQKGDVNAAATALSRARALMPKAPALTGGVNGAIAQARKAELEKAEAELQAAEAKPAARLIDPSAESSTIALNIQDIALLRKQMDALAADVVNYQCAVTFQVPRTQDYPWLATLLGKRVKKLDPDFALKLDKQIDRNVQAQVVLSPRKP
- the znuB gene encoding zinc ABC transporter permease subunit ZnuB, which codes for MADFLLYALLAGLALAIVAGPLGSFVVWRRMAYFGDTLSHAALLGVALGFLLDISPTLAVTVGCLLLAVLLVTLQQRQPLASDTLLGILAPSTLSLGLVVLSFMHEVRIDLMAYLFGDLLAISGTDLAWILGGSAAVLALLVALWRPLLAITVHEELATVEGLPVATLRMALMLLIAVVIAVAMKIVGVLLITSLLIIPAAAAQRHARSPEQMAVGASLLGILAVCGGLALSWFKDTPAGPSIVVVAAGLFLLSFVLPRRGV
- the znuC gene encoding zinc ABC transporter ATP-binding protein ZnuC, producing MSTALIRLDQVGVTFAGQDVLDNIQLSVEPRQIVTLIGPNGAGKTTLVRAVLGLLKPTRGSVWRKPRLRVGYMPQKLHVDPTLPLSVLRFLRLVPGVDRARALAALGEVGAEQVIDSPVQSISGGEMQRVLLARALLREPELLVLDEPVQGVDVAGQAELYSLITRLRDRHGCGVLMVSHDLHLVMSTTDQVVCLNRHVCCSGHPEQVSGDPAFVELFGSNAPSLAIYHHHHDHAHDLHGTVVSEAAATAHAHVHGDSCKHG